A genomic window from Sulfurospirillum multivorans DSM 12446 includes:
- a CDS encoding CinA family protein yields MKSSLIVVGKALRYNLPFLNYIHATITKHLDLPDQTVYIDKNDKDLFFVLEESIAHADEIVIVTSNDSFNLVNKVIATLGEESLELKGGMLIPSKAVRFEDNSYLLDRSGKHINVIKARENKQLPPLLIQNSNASALFSIINIDEDSLKILVEPLAQNYEIRITPTTIVDGWISVEAISNKYGNLESFFKAVKALLPQKVINHPDVIMHIAQCLESEGQTLSIAESCTGGLIASMLTKRSGVSAVFKGGLVTYSNEIKESWLGVSPETIDQFGAVSELCVREMLEGVLNASLSDYAIATSGVAGPTGGSIEKPVGTVYVGARNKMGDVLIERLLLEGDREYIQTQSAYHALKLLLHVGESIFLKSEKMS; encoded by the coding sequence ATGAAAAGCTCTTTGATCGTTGTGGGAAAAGCATTGCGATACAATCTGCCATTTTTAAATTACATTCATGCAACCATTACCAAACATCTTGATCTTCCCGATCAAACCGTCTACATCGATAAAAACGATAAGGATCTTTTTTTCGTTCTTGAAGAGTCCATCGCACATGCCGATGAAATCGTTATTGTCACCTCCAATGACAGTTTCAATCTGGTTAATAAAGTCATTGCGACACTGGGAGAAGAGTCTTTGGAACTCAAAGGGGGCATGCTCATTCCTTCCAAAGCGGTTCGTTTTGAAGACAATAGCTACCTTTTAGACCGATCGGGTAAGCACATCAACGTCATCAAAGCACGTGAAAACAAACAATTACCTCCACTTCTCATTCAAAACAGCAACGCATCTGCACTTTTTTCGATCATTAATATTGATGAAGATTCCCTTAAAATCCTCGTCGAACCGCTGGCTCAAAATTATGAAATTCGCATCACTCCGACGACCATTGTCGATGGTTGGATCAGCGTTGAAGCGATCTCAAACAAATACGGCAACTTGGAGAGTTTCTTTAAAGCCGTCAAAGCACTTTTACCTCAAAAAGTCATCAATCACCCCGATGTCATCATGCATATCGCACAATGTTTGGAAAGTGAAGGACAGACACTCAGCATTGCTGAGAGTTGCACGGGAGGCTTGATTGCCTCAATGCTCACCAAACGTTCAGGTGTATCGGCTGTTTTCAAAGGTGGACTGGTGACCTACTCCAATGAAATTAAAGAGTCGTGGCTGGGTGTGAGTCCTGAGACGATCGATCAGTTTGGCGCCGTGAGTGAGCTGTGCGTGCGTGAAATGCTTGAAGGTGTGCTCAATGCGAGTCTCTCTGACTACGCGATCGCCACCAGTGGTGTAGCAGGCCCTACGGGAGGAAGCATCGAAAAACCCGTCGGAACCGTTTACGTAGGCGCACGCAATAAAATGGGTGATGTTCTCATCGAAAGGCTTCTTTTAGAGGGTGACCGTGAGTACATACAAACCCAAAGTGCCTACCATGCTTTAAAGTTGCTTTTACATGTAGGCGAAAGCATTTTTTTAAAAAGTGAAAAAATGTCTTGA
- the ileS gene encoding isoleucine--tRNA ligase, with amino-acid sequence MDYKETLLLPQTDFPMRGNLPQNEPARYAKWFSKEGSAYAKMIHNRENAPTTFILHDGPPYANGHIHIGHALNKILKDVIVKTHYFFGEKVRYVPGWDCHGLPIEQQVEKNLGKEKKDALPKSKIRELCREHARKFIDIQREEFKSLGVIGDWDNPYMTMKFKFEADIYRALCGVADKGLLVERSKPVYWSWAARSALAEAEVEYEDKEDYSIFVAFALTPEAKAKLDISVDASVIIWTTTPWTLPANVGIAFSPEENYVLTSDGYIVAEPLHVKLLEQGVVKGEIVKTFKASVLENSFALNPLNGRKSQFVLGEHVTMDGGSGCVHTAPGHGDDDYKVGLRYGLEVIMPVDERGCYDETVVRLGLLPDAESFVGEHIFKCNERILELLGTRLLKCSKFTHSYPFCWRTHQPVIYRATKQWFVAMDEAIGGRASLRKMAMDELGKVRFYPKSGINRLGSMIENRPDWCISRQRDWGVPIAFFRDKTTGKPIFDTKVVTHIADIFEEKGADAWWDLEIKDLLVANSGYNPENLEKVMDILDVWFDSGSTWKAVLQSPEYDAGDYPASMYLEGSDQHRGWFQSSLLVSTANNGIAPYGKILTHGFTVDEKGEKMSKSKGNVVAPTDIAKSHGVEILRLWVGTSEYTTDLKISDNILKQISEQYRKIRNTFRFLLANINDLETILPYDQMGVLDQWILVHAKAVFDEAQGYFREYEFSKGFALLNHFIAVELSGIYLDISKDRLYCNAKHDTIRLSAQSAMALIAEKLMVLMAPTLTYTIDEIMEYAPAILKSKGESVFDLVYESLPTMTTAFDEAYMVEAREKFFEIVDALKKEKIIKSTLELVLQTTSAKIVALEKVDAEDWFTVSKVIEHNEEGEMGVFEVAGDKFKILKATKCKCPRCWKYKSKSEEELCHRCHEALNG; translated from the coding sequence ATGGACTATAAAGAGACCTTGCTTCTTCCTCAGACCGATTTTCCAATGCGTGGCAACCTCCCTCAAAACGAGCCTGCACGCTATGCCAAGTGGTTTTCCAAAGAGGGAAGCGCTTATGCAAAAATGATTCACAACAGAGAAAATGCCCCAACGACATTTATACTTCATGATGGCCCTCCGTATGCCAACGGGCACATTCACATCGGACATGCACTCAACAAAATCCTTAAAGATGTGATCGTTAAAACCCACTATTTTTTCGGTGAAAAAGTCCGTTACGTTCCAGGCTGGGATTGCCATGGTTTGCCGATTGAACAACAGGTCGAAAAGAACCTTGGAAAAGAGAAAAAAGACGCATTGCCTAAAAGCAAAATTCGCGAATTGTGTCGTGAACATGCACGCAAATTTATTGATATTCAACGTGAAGAGTTTAAATCATTAGGTGTCATTGGCGATTGGGACAATCCGTATATGACGATGAAATTTAAATTTGAAGCCGACATTTACCGTGCGTTGTGCGGTGTCGCCGATAAAGGACTTTTGGTTGAACGAAGTAAACCCGTTTACTGGTCATGGGCGGCGCGTAGTGCGTTAGCCGAAGCCGAAGTGGAGTATGAAGACAAAGAAGACTACTCCATCTTTGTTGCCTTTGCACTCACGCCTGAGGCGAAAGCAAAACTTGATATCAGCGTTGATGCCTCGGTCATTATCTGGACAACAACACCTTGGACGCTGCCTGCAAATGTGGGTATTGCGTTTAGTCCCGAAGAAAATTATGTGCTCACGAGTGATGGTTATATCGTGGCTGAGCCTTTACATGTAAAGCTTTTGGAGCAAGGTGTGGTGAAAGGTGAAATCGTTAAAACCTTTAAAGCCAGTGTGCTTGAAAACAGCTTTGCACTCAACCCACTTAATGGTCGAAAATCCCAATTTGTTTTGGGTGAGCATGTTACGATGGATGGCGGTAGTGGTTGTGTTCACACCGCTCCAGGACATGGTGATGATGACTACAAAGTAGGGCTTCGTTACGGTCTTGAAGTCATTATGCCAGTCGATGAGCGTGGTTGTTACGACGAGACTGTCGTTCGTTTAGGACTGCTTCCAGATGCGGAAAGTTTTGTCGGCGAGCATATTTTTAAATGTAACGAGCGTATTTTAGAGCTTTTGGGCACACGCCTTTTGAAATGTTCAAAGTTTACCCACTCCTATCCATTTTGCTGGAGAACGCATCAACCGGTCATTTACCGTGCCACCAAACAGTGGTTTGTGGCAATGGATGAAGCTATTGGTGGACGCGCGAGTCTTCGTAAAATGGCGATGGATGAGCTTGGAAAAGTTCGTTTTTATCCCAAATCAGGCATTAACCGTTTAGGTTCGATGATCGAGAATCGCCCTGATTGGTGTATCTCAAGGCAACGTGACTGGGGTGTACCAATCGCATTTTTTAGAGATAAAACTACGGGTAAACCGATCTTTGATACAAAAGTGGTGACACATATTGCAGACATTTTTGAAGAAAAAGGTGCAGATGCATGGTGGGATTTAGAGATTAAAGACCTTTTGGTTGCAAACAGCGGTTACAACCCTGAAAACCTTGAAAAAGTGATGGATATTCTCGATGTTTGGTTTGACAGTGGAAGTACGTGGAAAGCGGTTCTTCAGTCACCTGAGTATGACGCAGGTGATTACCCAGCGTCGATGTATTTGGAAGGAAGCGATCAACATCGTGGTTGGTTCCAAAGCTCACTTTTAGTCAGTACCGCCAATAACGGCATAGCACCGTACGGTAAAATCTTAACACACGGATTTACGGTCGATGAGAAGGGCGAGAAGATGAGCAAATCCAAGGGCAATGTTGTTGCCCCGACCGATATTGCGAAAAGCCATGGTGTCGAGATTTTACGTCTTTGGGTTGGCACGAGCGAATACACGACCGACCTTAAAATCAGCGACAATATTTTAAAACAGATCAGTGAGCAGTACCGAAAAATCCGCAATACATTCCGATTTTTACTGGCAAATATCAATGATTTAGAGACCATTTTGCCGTACGATCAGATGGGTGTGCTTGATCAGTGGATTTTAGTGCATGCCAAAGCGGTTTTTGATGAAGCGCAGGGTTACTTTAGAGAGTACGAATTCTCCAAAGGGTTTGCACTTCTCAACCATTTTATTGCCGTGGAACTCAGCGGAATTTATCTGGATATTTCTAAAGATAGGCTTTACTGTAACGCTAAGCATGACACGATTCGTCTCTCCGCGCAAAGTGCGATGGCGCTCATTGCTGAAAAATTGATGGTGTTGATGGCACCAACGTTGACCTATACGATTGATGAGATTATGGAGTATGCACCTGCTATCCTAAAAAGCAAAGGTGAGAGTGTTTTTGACCTTGTCTATGAGTCACTTCCTACGATGACAACGGCGTTTGATGAAGCGTATATGGTCGAAGCGCGTGAGAAATTCTTTGAAATCGTTGATGCGCTTAAAAAAGAGAAAATCATCAAATCAACTCTAGAGTTAGTGCTTCAAACCACATCAGCGAAAATTGTGGCACTCGAAAAAGTGGACGCAGAAGATTGGTTTACGGTGAGCAAAGTGATCGAACACAACGAAGAGGGCGAAATGGGCGTGTTTGAAGTAGCCGGTGATAAGTTTAAAATCCTCAAAGCGACCAAATGCAAATGCCCACGTTGTTGGAAATACAAATCAAAAAGCGAAGAAGAGCTGTGCCACAGATGTCATGAGGCACTCAATGGTTGA
- the gatA gene encoding Asp-tRNA(Asn)/Glu-tRNA(Gln) amidotransferase subunit GatA yields the protein MITLKEALGLPAEAIAEIREDLKRAIEAKKELGAYIEQLTYKTISEYGSGIPIAIKDNIQVNGWEVTSGSNILQGYVAPYNATVIDNMLRHGLSPFGRTNMDEFAMGSSTESSFYGKTLNPHNPKCVPGGSSGGSAAAVAGGIAIAALGSDTGGSIRQPAAFCGCVGLKPTYGKVSRYGLGAYSSSLDQIGPITQNVEDAAILYDIIAGHEPKDSTSATMAHQSVADKLNADRKMTIAVIENYLNEASPEVRERMMDGIRALEKAGHTIIYRNFINNKYDIAAYYVIATAEASANLSRYDGVRYGNRGSNENLKEMFIQSRSLGFGEEVKRRILLGTFVLSSGYYDAYYIKAQKARHFIKAQYEAIFKEADLIFMPVTPTTAFEFGSKADPLEMYLSDIYTISLNLAGLPGISVPLGKDSKGLPVGGQLIAQAYGEQALLDGALSLERELGL from the coding sequence TTGATTACATTGAAAGAGGCATTAGGACTTCCTGCTGAAGCCATTGCTGAGATACGTGAAGATTTAAAAAGAGCGATTGAAGCTAAAAAAGAGCTGGGCGCGTACATTGAACAGCTTACATATAAAACGATAAGTGAGTACGGTTCTGGCATTCCGATTGCGATAAAAGACAATATTCAAGTGAACGGTTGGGAAGTGACGAGCGGTTCGAATATCCTTCAAGGCTATGTTGCCCCTTACAATGCAACGGTCATTGATAACATGCTTCGTCATGGACTCTCCCCGTTTGGTCGCACCAATATGGATGAGTTTGCGATGGGAAGCTCGACCGAATCTTCGTTTTATGGAAAAACCTTAAATCCGCACAATCCAAAATGCGTCCCAGGTGGCAGTAGTGGTGGAAGTGCCGCTGCGGTTGCGGGAGGCATCGCGATTGCAGCCCTTGGCAGTGACACGGGTGGAAGTATTCGCCAGCCAGCCGCTTTTTGTGGCTGTGTAGGACTTAAACCCACCTATGGAAAAGTGAGTCGTTACGGTTTGGGTGCGTATTCAAGTTCGCTCGATCAGATTGGGCCAATTACCCAAAACGTTGAAGATGCGGCGATTTTGTATGACATTATCGCAGGGCACGAGCCAAAAGACTCCACGAGTGCGACTATGGCACATCAAAGTGTAGCCGATAAGCTCAATGCGGATCGTAAAATGACGATTGCTGTGATTGAAAATTACTTGAACGAAGCGAGTCCTGAAGTGCGTGAACGCATGATGGATGGCATCCGTGCGCTTGAAAAAGCGGGACACACCATTATTTATCGTAATTTCATCAACAACAAATATGACATTGCAGCCTATTATGTGATTGCCACCGCTGAAGCGAGTGCGAACCTTAGCCGTTACGATGGCGTTCGTTATGGTAACCGTGGAAGCAATGAAAACCTTAAAGAGATGTTTATTCAAAGCCGAAGCCTTGGGTTTGGCGAAGAGGTTAAACGAAGAATTTTGCTGGGGACGTTTGTTTTAAGCAGTGGTTATTACGATGCGTATTACATCAAAGCACAAAAGGCGCGCCATTTTATCAAGGCGCAGTATGAGGCGATTTTTAAAGAGGCTGATCTGATTTTTATGCCTGTCACGCCAACCACTGCCTTCGAGTTTGGTTCAAAAGCGGATCCGTTGGAGATGTATTTGAGTGATATTTACACGATTTCACTCAATCTTGCAGGACTTCCGGGTATTTCAGTGCCTCTTGGTAAGGATAGTAAAGGTCTACCTGTTGGTGGACAATTGATCGCTCAAGCGTACGGTGAGCAGGCACTCTTAGATGGAGCGCTGAGCTTAGAGAGAGAATTAGGGTTATAA
- the guaB gene encoding IMP dehydrogenase, translating to MKIRKRALTFEDVLLVPKYSEILPKEVDIKTKLTKNITLNIPLVSAAMDTVTEHRAAIMMARLGGIGIIHKNMDIESQVREIRRVKKSESGIIIDPVSIKATATLKEALTIMSEYRISGVPVIDDNDILIGILTNRDLRFENDYSKNVEELMTKMPLITVKKGTTLDDAEAIFRTNKVEKLPVVDENNKLAGLITIKDLKKRQEYPHANKDSFGRLRVGAAIGVGQLDRARALEEAGVDVLVLDSAHGHSKGIIDTVKLIKKELKVDIIAGNIATAEAALALVEAGVDGIKVGIGPGSICTTRIVSGVGVPQMSAIEECSDVGRKYGVPVIADGGIKYSGDFAKALAAGAQSVMVGSLLAGTDESPGEFITYQGRQYKTYRGMGSIGAMTKGSSDRYFQEGTAADKLVPEGIEGRVPHAGSIRDVIFQMVGGLRSSMGYVGARDILDYQEKAEFVEITSAGLKESHVHDVIITHEAPNYRVN from the coding sequence ATGAAAATTAGAAAAAGAGCATTGACATTTGAAGACGTATTATTGGTTCCTAAATATTCAGAGATTTTGCCCAAAGAGGTTGATATTAAAACAAAACTAACGAAAAATATCACTCTCAATATCCCTCTTGTATCGGCTGCAATGGATACGGTAACGGAACACCGTGCGGCGATTATGATGGCGCGTCTTGGGGGCATTGGTATTATTCATAAAAATATGGACATCGAATCTCAGGTACGTGAAATCAGACGTGTTAAAAAAAGCGAGAGTGGCATCATCATCGATCCCGTCTCCATTAAAGCGACTGCAACGCTTAAAGAAGCGCTTACCATTATGTCAGAGTACCGCATTTCAGGTGTTCCTGTCATTGATGACAATGATATTCTGATTGGTATCTTAACCAACCGTGACCTTCGTTTTGAAAACGACTACAGTAAAAACGTTGAAGAGCTCATGACCAAAATGCCTCTAATTACCGTCAAAAAAGGAACGACCTTGGATGATGCTGAGGCGATTTTTAGAACTAATAAAGTTGAAAAACTCCCTGTGGTCGATGAAAACAACAAGCTTGCAGGGCTTATTACGATCAAAGATCTTAAAAAACGTCAAGAGTATCCGCATGCAAACAAAGACAGTTTTGGACGACTTCGTGTCGGTGCGGCTATTGGTGTGGGGCAATTAGATCGTGCTCGTGCTTTAGAAGAAGCAGGTGTGGATGTACTGGTTCTTGATTCGGCGCATGGACATTCAAAAGGTATTATTGATACGGTTAAACTCATCAAAAAAGAGCTTAAAGTTGACATTATTGCGGGAAATATCGCGACGGCAGAAGCGGCGCTTGCGCTCGTTGAAGCGGGTGTTGATGGCATTAAAGTAGGAATTGGACCAGGAAGTATTTGTACGACGCGTATCGTCTCAGGAGTGGGTGTACCTCAAATGTCAGCTATTGAAGAGTGCTCTGATGTAGGCCGTAAATACGGCGTTCCTGTTATTGCTGATGGTGGTATTAAATACTCTGGCGATTTTGCAAAAGCATTGGCTGCTGGTGCTCAAAGCGTTATGGTGGGGAGCTTGCTTGCAGGAACCGATGAGAGTCCGGGTGAATTTATCACCTATCAAGGACGTCAATACAAAACGTATCGCGGTATGGGAAGCATTGGCGCGATGACCAAAGGAAGCAGCGATCGTTACTTCCAAGAGGGAACGGCGGCGGATAAACTCGTACCTGAGGGCATTGAAGGACGTGTGCCACACGCTGGCTCTATTCGTGATGTCATTTTCCAAATGGTGGGAGGTCTCAGGTCATCTATGGGTTATGTGGGTGCGCGTGATATTCTTGATTACCAAGAGAAAGCGGAATTTGTTGAAATTACGAGTGCTGGTCTTAAAGAGAGCCACGTGCATGATGTTATCATTACCCACGAAGCGCCTAATTACAGAGTAAACTAA
- the metX gene encoding homoserine O-acetyltransferase MetX: MKIQTAVAHFDEPLYLESGRILETYDLKYEMYGEMNETKSNVIVVFHALTGSYHAAGRYEGETKAGWWDPLIGDGKIIDTTKLCVICVNILGSCFGSTGPMSVNVKTKEPLRLKFPVLTISDMVRAQMNLFARLGIKEAYAIIGGSLGGMQGLCMSIEYPEFAKRVILLATTYATGPWAIAWNKIAIEGIVNDPRFKNGNYNPEDFEEEGLLSFAIGRMAGHISFLSPYSMNKKFGRNYVETDGLYELFGRFQVERYMEYNGYSFAKRFDPLSYLYIIKAMNIFDATRNYDSLEDSIKHIKAKLTLISFQGDCLFMPEEMALIKTTMENMGRADLVDYVCIDSQYGHDAFLVEYDKFDFYIKKALESKV; this comes from the coding sequence GTGAAAATTCAAACGGCGGTTGCCCATTTTGATGAACCCCTCTATTTGGAGAGTGGTCGTATCTTAGAAACCTACGATCTCAAATACGAGATGTACGGTGAAATGAACGAGACCAAAAGCAATGTCATCGTGGTTTTTCATGCCCTTACGGGAAGTTACCATGCGGCAGGTCGTTATGAAGGTGAGACCAAAGCAGGGTGGTGGGACCCGCTCATTGGAGATGGTAAGATCATTGATACGACGAAGCTTTGTGTCATCTGTGTCAATATTCTTGGGAGCTGTTTTGGCTCCACGGGACCGATGAGTGTGAATGTTAAAACCAAAGAACCATTGCGCCTGAAATTTCCTGTTTTAACGATCAGCGATATGGTCAGAGCGCAAATGAACCTCTTTGCGCGCCTTGGTATCAAAGAGGCATACGCGATCATTGGAGGCTCTCTTGGAGGCATGCAGGGGCTTTGTATGTCCATTGAATATCCTGAGTTTGCCAAACGAGTGATTTTGCTGGCAACCACCTACGCGACAGGGCCTTGGGCGATTGCGTGGAATAAAATCGCGATTGAGGGCATCGTCAATGACCCTCGATTTAAAAATGGCAATTATAATCCCGAAGATTTTGAAGAAGAGGGACTGCTCAGTTTTGCGATTGGTCGCATGGCGGGGCACATTAGCTTTTTAAGTCCCTATTCGATGAACAAAAAATTTGGGCGTAATTACGTAGAGACGGACGGTTTGTACGAGCTTTTTGGACGTTTTCAAGTCGAGCGATACATGGAGTACAACGGTTACAGTTTTGCGAAACGGTTTGATCCGCTGAGTTACCTTTACATCATTAAAGCGATGAATATCTTTGATGCGACGCGTAATTATGATTCATTGGAAGATTCGATCAAGCATATTAAGGCCAAATTGACCTTGATTTCATTTCAAGGCGATTGTCTGTTTATGCCCGAAGAGATGGCGTTGATTAAGACAACGATGGAAAATATGGGAAGAGCGGACCTTGTCGATTATGTCTGCATTGATAGCCAATATGGGCATGATGCCTTTTTGGTTGAGTACGACAAGTTTGATTTTTACATTAAAAAAGCACTGGAATCAAAAGTTTAG
- the xseB gene encoding exodeoxyribonuclease VII small subunit, protein MAEKEQSFEAKLESAKTILENLSNPELSLEEGMKKYQEGIAILKEATKMLEEAKLTYTKLQEKEALS, encoded by the coding sequence ATGGCAGAAAAAGAGCAAAGTTTTGAAGCAAAACTTGAGAGTGCAAAAACAATCTTAGAGAACCTTTCCAATCCTGAACTCTCCTTAGAAGAGGGGATGAAAAAGTATCAAGAGGGCATTGCAATCTTAAAAGAGGCGACTAAGATGCTGGAAGAGGCAAAGTTGACTTACACCAAATTGCAAGAAAAAGAAGCGTTGTCATGA
- a CDS encoding carbon-nitrogen hydrolase family protein has product MKIAALQLSTLPMSEAKLDYYFRICKQKEVEVVLISEYALNSFFKELEGMPLSMIKEQSNHKIEVLKKLCADYDLHVIAPIVNIKGDFCYKSNAHFSPKSVHFFDQQFLINYKHWNEEKFFANAVSKYTLPIFLLGGIRFGIVSGFELHFDTVWMEVMKKNVDVVLTPTSSTFDSAPRWEELLKMRAMLNNVYILRANRVGSYKDEETWQFYGKSSLISPFGEVELTLGDKEEMLVATLEKESLVEARKLWGWKKQVSRRENA; this is encoded by the coding sequence ATGAAAATAGCGGCACTGCAACTTAGCACACTTCCGATGAGTGAGGCAAAACTCGATTACTATTTTCGCATTTGCAAGCAAAAAGAGGTTGAAGTTGTTTTAATCAGCGAATACGCGCTCAACAGTTTTTTCAAAGAGCTAGAGGGTATGCCACTTTCAATGATTAAAGAGCAGTCGAACCATAAAATCGAGGTTTTAAAAAAACTCTGTGCCGATTATGATCTGCATGTTATCGCGCCGATTGTGAACATTAAGGGTGATTTTTGCTACAAAAGCAACGCCCATTTTTCACCCAAATCCGTCCATTTTTTCGATCAGCAATTTTTGATCAACTATAAACACTGGAATGAAGAGAAGTTTTTTGCCAATGCGGTTTCCAAGTACACCTTGCCGATCTTTTTACTGGGCGGCATTCGCTTTGGAATCGTGAGCGGTTTTGAGCTTCATTTTGACACCGTTTGGATGGAAGTGATGAAGAAAAATGTGGATGTCGTGCTCACACCGACCTCTTCGACCTTTGACTCAGCGCCCCGTTGGGAAGAGCTTTTGAAGATGCGCGCCATGCTGAACAATGTCTATATCTTGCGCGCGAACCGTGTGGGAAGTTATAAAGACGAAGAGACATGGCAGTTTTATGGCAAAAGTAGCCTCATTTCTCCCTTTGGCGAGGTTGAACTGACCCTTGGCGATAAAGAGGAGATGCTGGTAGCGACCCTTGAAAAAGAGAGCCTTGTCGAAGCGCGCAAACTGTGGGGATGGAAAAAACAGGTCAGCAGAAGAGAAAACGCATGA
- a CDS encoding HesA/MoeB/ThiF family protein, whose translation MMHYFHRQVQLWGEETQQSLQSKKIVIIGCGGLGSSLAYALGSSGIGEIHLVDFDEVSVHNIHRQIAFKLGDEGKLKASVVKESIESRCPFVKVQAHIGRLEAFTCKGIEVDLIIDATDNLPTRALIDLYAKEVKTPWLYGSVEAFNGQVCFFEKSSFKAFQITNKTPSGIAAPIVMHIASLQANLALRYLVGLSVKKDLLYYLYINEEGELITQKFGMPY comes from the coding sequence ATGATGCACTATTTCCACAGGCAAGTCCAGCTGTGGGGCGAAGAGACACAGCAAAGCTTGCAAAGCAAAAAGATCGTGATCATCGGTTGCGGCGGGTTAGGAAGCTCTTTGGCGTATGCCCTTGGAAGCTCAGGCATCGGCGAGATTCACCTTGTCGATTTTGATGAAGTGAGTGTGCATAACATTCACCGTCAGATCGCATTTAAACTAGGCGACGAGGGGAAACTCAAAGCGAGTGTGGTCAAAGAGAGCATCGAAAGTCGTTGCCCTTTTGTGAAAGTTCAGGCGCATATTGGTCGCTTGGAAGCGTTTACATGTAAAGGCATTGAAGTCGATCTCATCATCGATGCGACCGATAATTTACCGACACGCGCCCTTATTGATCTGTATGCCAAAGAGGTGAAAACCCCATGGCTTTACGGCTCGGTTGAAGCGTTTAACGGCCAAGTCTGTTTTTTCGAGAAGAGTAGTTTTAAAGCGTTTCAAATAACCAATAAAACGCCTTCTGGCATTGCCGCACCGATTGTGATGCACATTGCTTCATTGCAGGCGAATTTGGCACTGCGTTATTTGGTAGGGCTTAGTGTTAAAAAAGATCTGCTTTATTATCTGTACATCAACGAAGAGGGTGAACTGATCACCCAAAAATTTGGCATGCCTTACTAA